A window of the Dickeya dianthicola NCPPB 453 genome harbors these coding sequences:
- a CDS encoding Fic/DOC family protein has protein sequence MAKYELNSAEERYQPGSGDLVLANKLGIIDEQEMEALESGLLLMLYEQLFIEGQPPEMLAFEHISRWHRQWLGNVYDWAGRLRNANLTKDGFQFAAADRIPLLLDGFEKQFLARSGELKSLARSELVNYLAECHVEFILIHPFREGNGRLSRLLCDVLSVLSGKGLLDYSLWDEHKAFYFKAIQAGVSGNYSPMMQLVSDILPD, from the coding sequence TTGGCGAAATATGAGCTTAATTCAGCAGAAGAGCGGTATCAGCCGGGCTCTGGAGACCTGGTGCTGGCTAATAAGCTGGGAATCATTGATGAACAGGAAATGGAGGCGCTGGAGTCTGGCTTGCTGCTGATGCTGTATGAGCAGCTATTTATTGAGGGCCAGCCGCCTGAGATGCTGGCTTTTGAGCACATCAGCAGGTGGCATCGCCAATGGCTGGGGAATGTGTATGACTGGGCGGGGAGGCTGCGTAATGCCAACCTGACTAAAGATGGCTTCCAGTTTGCTGCCGCAGACAGGATTCCGCTTCTTCTTGATGGTTTCGAGAAGCAGTTTCTCGCTCGGTCTGGCGAGCTTAAATCTCTGGCACGTTCGGAGCTGGTCAATTATCTGGCTGAATGCCACGTGGAGTTTATTTTGATCCATCCATTCAGAGAAGGTAACGGGCGTCTGTCGCGACTGCTTTGCGATGTGCTGTCGGTTCTGTCAGGGAAGGGCTTACTGGATTACAGCTTATGGGATGAACACAAGGCGTTTTACTTCAAGGCAATACAGGCAGGCGTATCAGGGAACTACAGTCCTATGATGCAGCTGGTGAGCGATATCTTGCCAGATTAG